The following proteins come from a genomic window of Athalia rosae chromosome 1, iyAthRosa1.1, whole genome shotgun sequence:
- the LOC105684876 gene encoding organic cation transporter protein-like — translation MDFDEVLEELGELGRFQLTNYILVCLPVFFSAANSLSYVFVAGTPDYRCRIEGCDDRISPDYSASWVNRAIPDLEYETGTANSKYVPSHCSMYLHDNATVGEGAFANNDTCPLNFSTESIVQCTEWVFDSRDWTIVGEWNLTCNSNLWKLSLIGTIHFAGIFCGSMFFGTLADRYGRKLMFIVSIMLMTAAGIGQVVSNSYDMFAVFVYLNAVGTAGIYPLAFIIGVELVGRRKRELCGIVLNYFYAVGEAFVALIAWWFGSWRMLQLAVSAPAAIFLCYYWFIPESVRWLLARSENRKAKDIVTKAARANKVVLSSRILESMENATNEDDHDSKKPPMRQMLAMALSSKVLVSRTVIMFYVWAATAFVYYGLSVNSTSLSGDKYWNFALVCLIEIPGCMMALFILPRFGRRISLVGTLMICSITCGAGAVIPTSVYWAAILLFLVGKLAITASFAVLYVYTAELFPTAIRSCVVGCSSTMSRVGAMIAPFAPLLGTVFPELPFICFAAAPFLAAILAIFLFPETKGRRLPETVKEAEAI, via the exons ATGGACTTCGACGAAGTCCTCGAAGAACTTGGAGAACTTGGGAGGTTCCAGTTGACAAATTATATTTTGGTTTGTTTGCCGGTATTTTTCAGTGCTGCTAATAGCCTCTCATACGTGTTTGTTGCTGGAACGCCAGATTACAG ATGCCGTATAGAGGGATGCGATGATCGTATTTCACCGGACTATTCAGCATCCTGGGTGAACCGTGCAATTCCTGACTTGGAATACGAGACGGGTACGGCCAATTCTAAATATGTTCCAAGCCATTGTAGCATGTACCTCCACGATAACGCGACCGTCGGTGAAGGAGCTTTTGCAAATAACGACACCTGCCCGTTGAACTTTTCCACGGAATCCATTGTGCAGTGCACCGAATGGGTTTTTGATTCGAGGGACTGGACCATCGTAGGGGAG TGGAATCTCACGTGTAATTCCAATCTATGGAAACTTTCACTAATCGGAACGATACACTTTGCTGGCATATTTTGCGGCTCCATGTTCTTCGGAACGCTTGCGGATAG GTATGGCAGAAAACTAATGTTTATAGTAAGCATAATGCTGATGACTGCAGCGGGTATTGGACAAGTGGTGTCAAATAGCTACGACATGTTCGCAGTTTTTGTCTACCTAAACGCAGTTGGAACTGCTGGAATATATCCCCTTGCTTTTATAATCG GAGTTGAGCTGGTAGGAAGGCGGAAACGAGAACTTTGTGGAATTGTTCTGAATTATTTCTACGCTGTGGGCGAGGCGTTCGTGGCCCTTATTGCTTGGTGGTTCGGCAGCTGGAGAATGCTACAGTTGGCGGTGTCTGCACCTGCAGCCATTTTTTTGTGTTACTACTGGTTCATACCAGAATCTGTGCGGTGGTTGCTTGCCAGAAGTGAAAACCGCAAAGCGAAGGACATTGTCACCAAAGCTGCTAGGGCTAACAAAGTTGTGCTGTCATCGAGGATTCTAGAATCCATGGAG AATGCTACAAACGAGGACGATCATGATTCGAAGAAGCCACCGATGCGGCAGATGTTGGCTATGGCCTTGAGTTCCAAAGTTCTGGTTTCACGGACTGTGATAATGTTTTACGTTTGGGCAGCCACAGCGTTCGTCTACTATGGATTGTCGGTGAACAGCACAAGCCTTTCCGGAGATAAATACTGGAATTTTGCGCTGGTTTGTCTCATTGAAATTCCTGGATGCATGATGGCGTTGTTCATTCTTCCCCGTTTCGGTCGACGGATAAGCCTCGTGGGGACTTTGATGATTTGCTCCATAACGTGCGGGGCGGGAGCTGT AATACCCACCTCCGTATACTGGGCAGCGATTTTACTGTTCTTGGTCGGCAAATTGGCAATTACCGCGTCGTTTGCCGTTCTGTATGTGTATACTGCGGAACTTTTCCCAACTGCTATCCG gAGTTGCGTGGTTGGTTGCAGTTCGACGATGTCTAGGGTGGGTGCCATGATCGCTCCTTTTGCCCCACTGCTGGGAACAGTATTCCCAGAGTTACCGTTTATCTGTTTTGCGGCTGCTCCTTTTCTCGCTGCTATCCTAGCTATATTCTTATTTCCTGAAACTAAGGGGAGGAGACTACCTGAAACTGTCAAGGAAGCTGAGGCTATATGA